One Helianthus annuus cultivar XRQ/B chromosome 12, HanXRQr2.0-SUNRISE, whole genome shotgun sequence genomic region harbors:
- the LOC110895201 gene encoding tRNA-splicing endonuclease subunit Sen2-1 isoform X2, with protein MGPRWKGKGSEAKALANPISNSISDLQSSLLKSNSQGILSGCSVLLATNPQQTELLNQTCFGRPIITVDKHKQWFQFTLEEAFYLCFSLSCMKIVDGDHILKSNDELWEYMVSKQPYFINSFKAYSHLRVKNWVVRSGCQYGVDFVAYRHHPSLVHSEYGVLVFSDGNANNRLRVWSDFQCTLRLCGSVAKTLLILHVNRNGENGIGSCSSPSCLDRFSVDERTITRWSPERCREDQQCLCKS; from the coding sequence ATGGGGCCACGATGGAAAGGGAAAGGGTCGGAAGCGAAAGCACTTGCAAATCCCATTTCGAACTCCATTTCAGATCTTCAATCGTCTCTACTCAAATCCAATTCTCAAGGAATACTCTCAGGCTGCAGCGTTCTTCTTGCAACTAATCCTCAACAAACCGAGCTTTTAAACCAAACCTGTTTCGGTCGACCGATTATCACAGTTGACAAACATAAACAGTGGTTTCAGTTTACTTTAGAGGAAGCCTTTTATCTATGCTTTTCTCTATCATGTATGAAGATAGTAGACGGTGATCATATTCTAAAATCAAATGACGAGTTATGGGAGTATATGGTTTCCAAACAGCCATATTTCATTAACAGTTTCAAGGCTTATTCTCATCTACGGGTCAAGAATTGGGTCGTGAGGTCTGGGTGTCAGTACGGTGTTGACTTTGTCGCGTATCGTCATCATCCTTCACTTGTTCATTCTGAATACGGTGTGCTGGTGTTCTCTGATGGGAATGCGAATAATCGGTTGAGGGTTTGGTCGGATTTTCAGTGCACACTTAGGCTTTGTGGTAGTGTCGCAAAGACATTGTTGATTCTTCATGTAAACAGAAATGGTGAAAATGGGATTGGTTCTTGTTCTTCACCTTCTTGTTTAGACAGGTTTAGTGTTGATGAGCGGACCATCACACGATGGAGTCCAGAACGATGCAGGGAGGATCAACAATGTCTTTGCAAAAGTTGA
- the LOC110895201 gene encoding tRNA-splicing endonuclease subunit Sen2-1 isoform X1, protein MLLTNMKSNGISHGTNHSSPKPSGESVNIRKVETSVEKQEAMGVKITDQETVSPIGKTPKPEPSNSSPVSAASGSASHEENVNAGLHMSSNTNSFRSPINIQRSQVVMGPRWKGKGSEAKALANPISNSISDLQSSLLKSNSQGILSGCSVLLATNPQQTELLNQTCFGRPIITVDKHKQWFQFTLEEAFYLCFSLSCMKIVDGDHILKSNDELWEYMVSKQPYFINSFKAYSHLRVKNWVVRSGCQYGVDFVAYRHHPSLVHSEYGVLVFSDGNANNRLRVWSDFQCTLRLCGSVAKTLLILHVNRNGENGIGSCSSPSCLDRFSVDERTITRWSPERCREDQQCLCKS, encoded by the exons ATGTTGTTAACAAACATGAAGTCTAATGGCATCTCTCATGGTACAAATCATAGTTCTCCAAAGCCCTCAGGAGAAAGTGTTAACATAAGAAAAGTTGAAACAAGTGTTGAGAAGCAAGAAGCAATGGGTGTTAAAATCACCGATCAAGAAACTGTTTCTCCCATCGGAAAAACTCCAAAACCTGAACCTTCAAATTCAAGTCCTGTTAGCGCAGCATCAGGCTCGGCTTCTCATGAAGAAAATGTCAATGCTGGTCTACATATGTCATCAAACACTAATAGCTTTCGTTCCCCTATCAACATACAGCGATCACAG GTTGTAATGGGGCCACGATGGAAAGGGAAAGGGTCGGAAGCGAAAGCACTTGCAAATCCCATTTCGAACTCCATTTCAGATCTTCAATCGTCTCTACTCAAATCCAATTCTCAAGGAATACTCTCAGGCTGCAGCGTTCTTCTTGCAACTAATCCTCAACAAACCGAGCTTTTAAACCAAACCTGTTTCGGTCGACCGATTATCACAGTTGACAAACATAAACAGTGGTTTCAGTTTACTTTAGAGGAAGCCTTTTATCTATGCTTTTCTCTATCATGTATGAAGATAGTAGACGGTGATCATATTCTAAAATCAAATGACGAGTTATGGGAGTATATGGTTTCCAAACAGCCATATTTCATTAACAGTTTCAAGGCTTATTCTCATCTACGGGTCAAGAATTGGGTCGTGAGGTCTGGGTGTCAGTACGGTGTTGACTTTGTCGCGTATCGTCATCATCCTTCACTTGTTCATTCTGAATACGGTGTGCTGGTGTTCTCTGATGGGAATGCGAATAATCGGTTGAGGGTTTGGTCGGATTTTCAGTGCACACTTAGGCTTTGTGGTAGTGTCGCAAAGACATTGTTGATTCTTCATGTAAACAGAAATGGTGAAAATGGGATTGGTTCTTGTTCTTCACCTTCTTGTTTAGACAGGTTTAGTGTTGATGAGCGGACCATCACACGATGGAGTCCAGAACGATGCAGGGAGGATCAACAATGTCTTTGCAAAAGTTGA